Proteins encoded in a region of the Methylobacterium radiotolerans JCM 2831 genome:
- a CDS encoding SH3 domain-containing protein, translating into MAPPNRTTLTMRASLALTAALCGAALLAPGHARAEPQVYRVSGLPPGEPLSVRAEPDPSAEQVGEIRTRALVFGCTNDTPSRTTWCRVKAGRALGWARRRYLAPE; encoded by the coding sequence GTGGCGCCGCCGAACCGGACGACCCTGACGATGCGCGCCAGCCTCGCCCTCACCGCCGCCCTCTGCGGCGCGGCTCTCCTGGCCCCGGGCCACGCCCGGGCGGAGCCGCAGGTCTACCGGGTCTCCGGCCTGCCGCCGGGCGAGCCGCTCAGCGTCCGCGCCGAGCCGGACCCGTCCGCCGAGCAAGTCGGCGAGATCCGGACCCGCGCCCTGGTCTTCGGCTGCACAAACGACACGCCGAGCCGCACCACGTGGTGCCGGGTGAAGGCCGGACGCGCCCTGGGGTGGGCGCGGCGCCGCTACCTGGCGCCGGAGTGA
- a CDS encoding tellurite resistance TerB family protein, which produces MSLLRDLFGHVGRTVTAYAGDKALMLAAVSAAANVIVADGEVAGPEFDAALHGLKADPVLMKGYDALMLETELYDGIARARTRLGRAENLRHVAAVAERPANQRENVFLIAADVADQDGISNIEAGALGEIAVALRVDAIALLRANPVRRPPA; this is translated from the coding sequence ATGAGCCTCCTGCGCGACCTCTTCGGCCATGTCGGCCGTACCGTGACGGCCTATGCCGGTGACAAGGCGCTGATGCTCGCGGCGGTCTCGGCCGCCGCCAACGTCATCGTGGCCGACGGCGAGGTCGCAGGCCCGGAATTCGACGCGGCCCTGCACGGCCTGAAGGCCGACCCGGTCCTGATGAAGGGTTACGACGCGCTGATGCTGGAGACGGAGCTCTACGACGGCATCGCCCGGGCCCGCACCCGGCTCGGCCGAGCCGAGAACCTGCGCCACGTCGCGGCGGTCGCCGAGCGACCCGCGAACCAGCGCGAGAACGTCTTCCTGATCGCCGCGGACGTCGCCGACCAGGACGGGATCAGCAACATCGAGGCGGGCGCCCTCGGCGAGATCGCCGTCGCCCTCCGGGTCGACGCGATCGCTCTGCTGCGCGCCAACCCGGTGCGGCGCCCGCCGGCCTGA
- a CDS encoding SDR family NAD(P)-dependent oxidoreductase gives MSVAVTPRRVLVTGGASGIGAAIVRALAGAGLGVDFTYRASAEAAQALLAELRATYPDRPFAAHAVDLADRAGLELFCEAAEATGYYGLVHNAGQSCDALAAMLDQERAEAAMQVNFFSLTRLAKALVREMTRARAGRIVAIGSVAALRANAGNAAYAATKGALIAYCRTLAMETAKRGVTVNVIAPGFVDTAMMERYAAYRDGMERQIPIGRFGRPEDVAALAAFLMGEGASYITGTVLPVDGGLTAMMGVHRT, from the coding sequence GTGAGCGTCGCCGTCACACCGCGCCGGGTCCTCGTGACCGGCGGCGCGTCCGGGATCGGCGCCGCGATCGTCCGCGCCCTGGCGGGAGCCGGTCTCGGCGTCGACTTCACCTACCGCGCCTCGGCCGAGGCCGCGCAGGCGCTGCTGGCCGAGCTTCGGGCGACCTACCCGGACCGGCCGTTCGCGGCCCATGCCGTTGACCTCGCCGACCGGGCAGGGCTGGAGCTGTTCTGCGAGGCCGCCGAGGCGACGGGCTATTACGGTCTCGTCCACAATGCCGGCCAGTCCTGCGACGCCCTCGCGGCGATGCTCGATCAGGAGCGGGCCGAGGCCGCCATGCAGGTCAATTTCTTCTCGCTGACGCGCCTCGCCAAGGCGCTGGTGCGGGAGATGACCCGCGCGCGCGCGGGCCGCATCGTGGCGATCGGGTCCGTCGCCGCCCTGCGGGCCAATGCCGGCAACGCCGCCTACGCGGCGACCAAGGGCGCGCTCATCGCGTATTGTCGGACCCTGGCGATGGAGACGGCCAAGCGCGGCGTGACCGTCAACGTGATCGCCCCGGGCTTCGTCGACACCGCCATGATGGAGCGCTACGCCGCCTACCGGGACGGCATGGAGCGCCAGATTCCGATCGGCCGCTTCGGCCGGCCCGAGGATGTCGCGGCGCTGGCGGCCTTCCTGATGGGCGAGGGGGCATCCTACATCACCGGCACCGTGCTGCCCGTCGATGGCGGCCTGACCGCCATGATGGGCGTCCACCGGACCTGA
- a CDS encoding zinc-binding dehydrogenase, whose amino-acid sequence MRALQLFGDRDLRLTEIEPPPAPGADEVRIRIRAVGLNFIDVWGFRGMAFAKRKMPLIVGAEAAGTVESVGAGVTGLVAGDRVVPYGAMTCGRCKACREGRDNLCEDVSGVMGFHLDGFARELVTMPARLVVKVPDGVSDTDAACAGIAFGTVQHMLFDNARLEPGESVLVHAGGSGIGTAAIRMAKAIGCTVYTTVGDDEKGRKAAELGADHVINYRTERFEGEVRRLTKRKGVDVVFEHVGADTWNGSLLCLKRGGRLVTCGSTSGVSATMNLMQLFQQQYRITGSFGCSLANIGQALAKMDAGIRPVVDTVYPLADFAQGLERLESRRVFGKILVSL is encoded by the coding sequence ATGCGAGCCCTCCAGCTTTTCGGCGACCGCGACCTGCGCCTCACCGAGATCGAGCCGCCGCCCGCGCCCGGGGCCGACGAGGTCCGGATCCGCATCCGCGCGGTCGGCCTCAACTTCATCGACGTCTGGGGCTTCCGCGGCATGGCCTTCGCCAAGCGGAAGATGCCGCTGATCGTCGGCGCGGAGGCGGCCGGGACCGTCGAGTCGGTCGGGGCGGGCGTCACCGGCCTCGTCGCGGGCGACCGGGTCGTGCCCTACGGCGCCATGACCTGCGGCCGGTGCAAGGCCTGCCGCGAGGGGCGCGACAACCTCTGCGAGGACGTGTCCGGCGTGATGGGCTTCCATCTCGACGGCTTCGCCCGGGAGCTCGTGACCATGCCGGCCCGCCTCGTCGTGAAGGTGCCGGACGGCGTCAGCGACACCGACGCCGCCTGCGCGGGCATCGCCTTCGGCACGGTCCAGCACATGCTGTTCGACAACGCCCGCCTGGAGCCCGGCGAGAGCGTCCTGGTCCATGCCGGCGGCTCGGGAATCGGCACCGCGGCGATCCGCATGGCCAAGGCGATCGGCTGCACGGTCTACACGACGGTCGGCGACGACGAGAAGGGCCGTAAGGCGGCAGAACTCGGCGCCGACCACGTCATCAACTACCGCACCGAGCGGTTCGAGGGCGAGGTCCGCCGGCTGACGAAGCGCAAGGGCGTCGACGTGGTGTTCGAGCACGTCGGCGCCGACACCTGGAACGGCTCCCTGCTCTGCCTGAAGCGCGGCGGTCGCCTCGTGACCTGCGGATCGACCTCGGGCGTCTCGGCGACGATGAACCTGATGCAGCTGTTCCAGCAGCAGTACCGCATCACCGGCTCGTTCGGCTGCTCGCTCGCGAATATCGGTCAGGCCCTCGCCAAGATGGACGCGGGTATTCGACCGGTTGTCGATACCGTGTACCCGCTGGCGGACTTCGCGCAGGGTCTGGAGCGACTCGAATCGCGCCGGGTCTTCGGCAAGATCCTCGTCAGCCTGTAG
- a CDS encoding beta-ketoacyl-ACP synthase: MSARSYRDARGRPLVAVTGLGVVSSLGQGQADTWAAMTEGRSGIHTIARFPTDNLRTRIAGTVDFLDTDPLVAPLLSERFAAVAAEEAVAQAGIGARGDFPGALFIAVPPVEMEWPQRQALAEAAGGDGPVDYAGLLRAAATRRFDPWHDLFIFGTVADRIADRFGTKGSPISLSTACSSGATAIQLGVEAIRRGETAAALCIGTDGSVNPESLIRFSLLSALSTRNDDPATASKPFSKDRDGFVMGEGAAALVLEDAEAAVARGAAILGYVLGCGEKGDGFHRTRSSPDGAPIIAAIRASLDDAGVAAEAIDTVNAHGTSTPENDKMEALGLAAVFGDRAAALPVTSNKSMIGHTLTAAGAIEAAVSLLTIRHGRIPPTINHRVPDPTIALDIVETARDLPVRTVLSNSFGFGGQNTCLVLGAEPA; the protein is encoded by the coding sequence ATGAGCGCGCGATCCTACCGCGACGCCAGGGGCCGGCCGCTCGTCGCGGTCACCGGCCTCGGCGTCGTCTCCTCCCTCGGTCAGGGACAGGCCGACACCTGGGCGGCCATGACCGAGGGCCGGTCGGGTATCCACACCATCGCGCGGTTCCCGACCGACAACCTGCGCACGCGCATCGCCGGGACGGTGGACTTCCTCGACACCGACCCTCTCGTCGCGCCGCTCCTGTCCGAGCGGTTCGCCGCCGTCGCCGCCGAGGAGGCGGTGGCGCAGGCCGGGATCGGCGCCAGGGGCGATTTCCCGGGCGCCCTGTTCATCGCGGTCCCGCCGGTCGAGATGGAGTGGCCCCAGCGCCAGGCCCTGGCCGAGGCCGCGGGCGGCGACGGTCCGGTCGACTACGCCGGTCTCCTGCGGGCGGCGGCGACGCGCCGCTTCGATCCCTGGCACGACCTGTTCATCTTCGGCACGGTCGCCGACCGCATCGCCGACCGCTTCGGCACGAAGGGCTCCCCGATCTCGCTCTCGACCGCCTGCTCGTCGGGGGCCACGGCGATCCAGCTCGGCGTCGAGGCGATCCGGCGCGGCGAGACCGCGGCGGCGCTCTGCATCGGCACGGACGGCTCGGTGAACCCGGAATCGCTGATCCGCTTCTCGCTGCTCTCCGCGCTCTCGACCCGCAACGACGACCCCGCGACCGCCTCGAAGCCGTTCTCGAAGGACCGGGACGGGTTCGTCATGGGCGAGGGCGCGGCCGCCCTCGTGCTCGAGGACGCCGAGGCCGCCGTCGCCCGGGGCGCCGCGATCCTCGGCTACGTCCTCGGCTGCGGCGAGAAGGGCGACGGCTTCCACCGCACCCGCTCCAGCCCCGACGGCGCCCCGATCATCGCGGCGATCCGGGCGAGCCTGGACGATGCCGGCGTGGCGGCCGAGGCGATAGACACGGTGAACGCGCACGGCACGTCGACGCCGGAGAACGACAAGATGGAGGCCCTGGGCCTCGCGGCGGTGTTCGGCGACCGCGCTGCCGCCCTGCCGGTCACCTCCAACAAGTCGATGATCGGCCACACGCTGACGGCGGCCGGCGCCATCGAGGCGGCGGTCTCGCTGCTGACGATCCGCCACGGCCGCATCCCGCCGACCATCAACCACCGGGTGCCGGACCCGACCATCGCCCTCGACATCGTGGAGACTGCCCGCGACCTGCCGGTGCGGACCGTGCTGTCGAACTCGTTCGGCTTCGGCGGCCAGAACACCTGCCTGGTCCTCGGCGCGGAGCCCGCGTGA
- a CDS encoding DUF1223 domain-containing protein: MTPRHRAPTRDRRALRAALLACATLAAIPARAEPVRAVVELFTSQGCGACRSADPVLRDLAHKPGVIALTLPVTYWDYLGWKDTLALRPLTERQRAYARGRGARQVFTPQVVVDGNGFAVGSDRPALERLIRDACQHGGLPVPVRGETKGDRILVEVGAAPEARTEIRGDVWLVPVLRSRAIAIQAGENGGRTATYVNVVRGMQRLGPWTGQPARFEVPDIQARVADADSWVVLLQGAADGKPGRIFGAAKGPGL; encoded by the coding sequence ATGACGCCCCGGCACCGCGCCCCGACCCGCGACCGCCGCGCGCTCCGCGCCGCGCTGCTTGCCTGCGCGACGCTGGCCGCGATACCGGCGCGGGCCGAGCCCGTTCGCGCCGTGGTGGAACTCTTCACCAGCCAGGGCTGCGGCGCCTGCCGGTCCGCCGACCCGGTCCTGCGCGACCTCGCCCACAAGCCCGGCGTCATCGCCCTGACCCTGCCGGTGACCTACTGGGACTACCTCGGCTGGAAGGACACGCTGGCGCTGCGTCCGCTGACCGAGCGTCAGCGCGCCTACGCGCGGGGCCGCGGGGCCCGACAGGTCTTCACGCCCCAGGTGGTGGTCGACGGCAACGGCTTCGCCGTCGGGTCCGACCGGCCGGCCCTGGAGCGCCTGATCCGCGATGCCTGCCAGCACGGCGGGCTGCCGGTGCCGGTGCGCGGGGAGACCAAGGGCGACCGGATCCTGGTGGAGGTCGGGGCGGCCCCGGAGGCCAGGACCGAGATCCGCGGCGACGTCTGGCTGGTGCCCGTGCTGCGCAGCCGCGCCATCGCGATCCAGGCCGGGGAGAATGGCGGCCGGACGGCGACCTACGTCAACGTCGTCCGCGGCATGCAGCGCCTCGGTCCCTGGACGGGCCAGCCGGCCCGCTTCGAGGTGCCCGACATCCAGGCCCGCGTCGCCGATGCGGACAGCTGGGTCGTGCTTCTCCAGGGTGCGGCCGACGGCAAGCCGGGCCGCATCTTCGGCGCCGCCAAAGGCCCGGGGCTCTAA
- a CDS encoding carboxylate-amine ligase, translating to MAHAYRFGIEEEFFLADARTRGTPRAGLRAFHAAVRGRLDDAEREQLQCQVEVASPPTADLAEARAHLADLRASLAEIGGERGILTFAAGTHPTARWRDQRPTDKARYHGIMADLRMLGRRNLVCGLHVHVEVPDPAARIGLINRLLPYLPVLLALSTGSPFWQGQQTGLAGYRMRAYAELPRTGVPELFADADDYARYVDVMTRSGAIADASYLWWHVRASVKYPTLELRIADSCARLDDALCIAALFRCLVRRVVRDRRLNAGLTAASRGFVLENLWRAECDGVRATLIDEARVRAVPVAAAVEALLADIAEDADALGCGAACAHASRIVAEGTSADRQMAVFAAARRSGARERAALSAVVDHLAAETAAGSKSGPGGHPNIAPAA from the coding sequence ATGGCCCACGCCTACAGGTTCGGCATCGAGGAGGAGTTCTTCCTGGCCGATGCCCGCACGCGCGGCACACCGCGCGCCGGCCTCCGCGCCTTCCACGCCGCCGTGCGGGGCCGCCTCGACGATGCCGAGCGCGAGCAGCTCCAGTGCCAGGTGGAGGTGGCCTCGCCGCCGACCGCCGACCTCGCGGAGGCGCGGGCGCATCTCGCGGACCTGCGCGCGAGCCTCGCGGAGATCGGCGGCGAGCGGGGCATCCTGACCTTCGCGGCGGGCACGCATCCGACCGCCCGGTGGCGCGACCAGCGGCCCACCGACAAGGCGCGCTATCACGGCATCATGGCCGACCTCCGGATGCTCGGCCGGCGCAACCTCGTCTGCGGCCTCCACGTCCACGTGGAGGTGCCGGATCCCGCGGCACGGATCGGGCTGATCAACCGGCTTCTGCCCTACCTGCCGGTGCTGCTCGCGCTCTCGACCGGGTCACCGTTCTGGCAGGGGCAGCAGACCGGTCTCGCCGGCTACCGGATGCGCGCCTACGCCGAGCTGCCGCGCACCGGCGTTCCCGAGCTGTTCGCCGATGCCGACGACTACGCCCGCTACGTCGACGTGATGACCCGCTCGGGTGCCATCGCGGATGCCAGCTATCTCTGGTGGCACGTGCGCGCGTCCGTGAAGTACCCGACGCTAGAGCTGCGAATCGCCGACAGCTGCGCGCGCCTCGACGACGCGCTCTGCATCGCCGCGCTGTTCCGCTGCCTCGTTCGCCGGGTCGTCCGGGACAGGCGGCTCAATGCCGGCCTGACCGCGGCCTCACGCGGCTTCGTTTTGGAGAATCTCTGGCGGGCCGAGTGCGACGGCGTCCGCGCGACGCTCATCGACGAGGCGCGGGTCCGGGCCGTGCCGGTCGCCGCAGCGGTCGAGGCCCTGCTCGCCGACATCGCCGAGGATGCCGATGCCCTGGGCTGCGGCGCGGCCTGCGCGCACGCGTCGCGGATCGTCGCGGAGGGGACGAGCGCCGACCGGCAGATGGCCGTGTTCGCGGCCGCGCGCCGGTCGGGCGCGCGGGAGCGCGCGGCGCTGTCGGCAGTGGTCGATCATCTCGCGGCGGAGACCGCCGCCGGCTCGAAGTCCGGGCCTGGGGGGCACCCGAACATCGCTCCGGCGGCGTGA
- a CDS encoding Zn-dependent hydrolase, translating into MAEMSLSKTHNLRANGARLWATILETAEFGGTPAGGINRLTLSAEDGQVRDWFREACEAAGLTVSVDALGTQYALRPGRDMSRKPIAFGSHLDTQPTGGKFDGVLGVLAGLEVMRSLNDAGIETEAPLLVVNWTNEEGSRFAPAMMASAAYAGDFTTDEILAKRDAAGTTVAEALDAIGYRGVEAVGTREIGAFVELHIEQGPILEAEGKTIGVVEGGQGIMWFDGVITGFESHAGTTPMPRRRDALLALSEFALAAERIALGHAPSAVATIGEAAILAPSRNVVPGRVAFTVDVRDPRSETLDAMEAALGEAAAEIAARRHLEIALTRIWRKEPVPFDPAVVAAIDASAESLGHPRRRIISGAGHDACNLAAKVPAAMIFVPCKDGVSHNESESATQGDCAAGADVLLQTVLRLANAPGA; encoded by the coding sequence ATGGCCGAGATGAGCCTCAGCAAGACCCACAACCTGCGCGCCAACGGTGCGCGCCTCTGGGCGACGATCTTGGAGACCGCGGAATTCGGCGGCACGCCGGCCGGCGGCATCAACCGCCTGACGCTCTCGGCCGAGGACGGCCAGGTCCGCGACTGGTTCCGGGAGGCCTGCGAGGCGGCCGGGCTGACCGTGTCGGTCGACGCCCTGGGCACGCAGTACGCCCTGCGGCCGGGCCGGGACATGAGCCGGAAGCCGATCGCCTTCGGCTCGCACCTCGACACCCAGCCGACCGGCGGCAAGTTCGACGGCGTCCTGGGCGTCCTGGCGGGGCTGGAGGTGATGCGCAGCCTGAACGATGCCGGGATCGAGACCGAGGCGCCGCTCCTCGTGGTCAACTGGACCAACGAGGAGGGCTCGCGCTTCGCCCCCGCCATGATGGCCTCGGCGGCCTACGCGGGCGACTTCACCACGGACGAGATCCTGGCCAAGCGCGACGCCGCCGGCACCACCGTGGCGGAGGCCCTCGACGCCATCGGCTATCGCGGCGTCGAGGCCGTGGGCACCCGGGAGATCGGCGCCTTCGTCGAGCTGCACATCGAGCAGGGTCCGATCCTGGAGGCCGAGGGCAAGACCATCGGCGTGGTCGAGGGCGGCCAGGGTATCATGTGGTTCGACGGCGTGATCACCGGCTTCGAGAGCCACGCCGGGACGACGCCGATGCCGCGCCGCCGCGACGCGCTGCTCGCGCTCTCGGAATTCGCCCTGGCCGCCGAGCGGATCGCGCTGGGCCACGCGCCCTCCGCGGTGGCGACGATCGGCGAGGCCGCGATCCTGGCGCCCTCCCGGAACGTCGTGCCGGGCCGGGTCGCCTTCACGGTGGACGTGCGCGACCCGCGTTCCGAGACCCTGGACGCGATGGAGGCGGCGCTCGGTGAGGCGGCGGCCGAGATCGCGGCGCGGCGCCACCTGGAGATCGCGCTGACCCGGATCTGGCGGAAGGAGCCGGTGCCGTTCGACCCCGCCGTCGTGGCGGCGATCGACGCGTCCGCCGAGAGCCTGGGGCATCCGCGCCGCCGGATCATCTCGGGCGCCGGCCACGACGCCTGCAACCTCGCCGCGAAGGTTCCGGCCGCGATGATCTTCGTGCCGTGCAAGGACGGGGTGAGCCACAACGAGTCGGAATCCGCCACGCAAGGCGACTGCGCGGCCGGCGCCGACGTGCTGCTGCAGACCGTGCTCCGCCTCGCCAACGCGCCGGGCGCCTGA
- a CDS encoding lipid A biosynthesis lauroyl acyltransferase codes for MLRLALLLKRSYPRLAGFAMIPVIRALVLLARVLGPERSTAFGAALLRTLGPLLPAHRTAMANLRAAFPDMPEAERKRIALKAWDNLGRTGAEYAHLDTLFDYDPAATGALRTEVTGIEHFYALRDDGRPGLIFSAHLANWELPAICAAKFGLDATAVFRPPNNPAAARLVQEVRRRTMGGLAASTPGAVFAMRDVVETGGHLGQLIDQHFTRGVVVEFLGRPCLANPLLAKLARHYDCPVHGVRVVRLPEGRFRLDLTPPLDLPRAADGTVDVAGAMQAMTAVVEGWVRENPGQWLWMHRRWRPDMLPKPRVAPAPLQPKVEASQANVISPSASQTV; via the coding sequence GTGCTGCGTCTCGCCCTCCTGCTCAAACGGTCGTACCCGCGCCTCGCGGGCTTCGCGATGATTCCGGTGATCCGCGCCCTGGTACTGCTGGCGCGCGTCCTCGGGCCGGAGCGGTCCACGGCGTTCGGCGCCGCGCTGCTGCGCACCCTCGGCCCGCTCCTGCCGGCGCACCGCACCGCGATGGCGAACCTCAGGGCGGCCTTTCCCGACATGCCGGAGGCGGAGCGGAAGCGGATCGCCCTGAAGGCCTGGGACAATCTCGGGCGGACGGGGGCCGAGTACGCCCACCTCGACACCCTGTTCGATTACGATCCCGCCGCCACCGGCGCGTTGCGGACCGAGGTCACGGGGATCGAGCATTTCTACGCCCTGCGCGACGACGGCCGGCCGGGACTGATCTTCTCGGCGCACTTGGCGAATTGGGAATTGCCGGCGATCTGCGCGGCCAAGTTCGGCCTCGATGCCACCGCGGTATTCCGGCCGCCGAACAATCCCGCGGCCGCGCGCCTCGTCCAGGAGGTCCGCCGCCGGACGATGGGCGGCCTTGCCGCCTCCACGCCGGGTGCCGTGTTCGCCATGCGCGACGTGGTCGAGACCGGCGGCCACCTCGGCCAGCTGATCGACCAGCACTTCACACGCGGTGTCGTGGTGGAATTTCTCGGCCGGCCGTGCCTCGCCAACCCGCTGCTGGCCAAGCTCGCCCGCCACTATGACTGCCCGGTGCACGGCGTGCGCGTCGTGCGCCTGCCGGAGGGCCGCTTCCGCCTCGACCTGACGCCGCCCCTCGACCTGCCCAGGGCCGCCGACGGGACCGTTGACGTCGCCGGCGCGATGCAGGCGATGACGGCCGTCGTCGAGGGCTGGGTGCGGGAGAATCCGGGCCAGTGGCTGTGGATGCATCGTCGCTGGCGGCCCGATATGCTGCCCAAGCCGAGAGTTGCGCCGGCGCCACTTCAACCGAAGGTAGAGGCCTCTCAAGCCAACGTGATTTCACCTTCGGCTTCGCAGACGGTCTGA
- a CDS encoding M81 family metallopeptidase — MRLAVLQFTHETVTFLPNDTTRDDFVYPGSPATGAALLATDPKGYMGGFVQLAQEYDGVELVGITSPLWPRTGTASGWITADAYAHFLGRMAEELRARGPFDGVYLALHGAMAVRGVPRPEADIARQVRAAVGEGAILVGTFDLHGNEDAAFLDHADMAFAVKYFPHYDGHLQGQRAARMLVRAVRGEFRPAHRTFKVPILSPTVVQWTGAAPWSDLVQRALVWEAREPDVYVNVYFGFPWGDAPDAGMTVQAITNDDPALAERVARDVADFAWRRRRALLEATRIHTIADGVRLARAAVAEGAAPVVLADHSDRSGRATWLLREILRQGLTRTLVATVASPDIAAAETFAAGDPFDAPVGGGGDPSAGDPVRIAGTVLRVVEAPEPGVAGSGGGGTWICVAFGAGNVLVLSPQLAQIVEPDELWRLGLEPADFDIVAIKSRVHFRRGFDDGGYARTILLVEPPEPFLGTVRLDHLAYAHMRAADFFPYGDPPGPAPSGP; from the coding sequence ATGCGCCTTGCCGTCCTCCAGTTCACCCACGAGACCGTGACGTTCCTGCCGAACGACACGACCCGTGACGACTTCGTCTATCCCGGCTCGCCGGCCACCGGGGCCGCGCTCCTCGCCACCGATCCCAAAGGATACATGGGCGGCTTCGTGCAGCTGGCGCAGGAGTACGACGGCGTCGAGCTGGTGGGGATCACCTCGCCGCTCTGGCCGCGCACCGGCACCGCCTCGGGCTGGATCACCGCCGACGCCTACGCGCACTTCCTCGGGCGGATGGCGGAGGAGCTGCGGGCGCGGGGGCCGTTCGACGGCGTCTACCTCGCCCTGCACGGTGCCATGGCGGTGCGCGGCGTCCCCCGGCCGGAGGCCGACATCGCCCGGCAAGTCCGCGCCGCGGTGGGCGAGGGGGCGATCCTGGTCGGGACCTTCGACCTTCACGGCAACGAGGATGCGGCCTTCCTCGACCACGCCGACATGGCCTTCGCGGTGAAGTACTTCCCGCACTACGACGGCCACCTCCAGGGGCAGCGCGCCGCCCGGATGCTGGTGCGCGCCGTGCGCGGCGAATTCCGGCCCGCGCACCGGACCTTCAAGGTGCCCATCCTCTCGCCCACCGTGGTGCAGTGGACCGGCGCAGCGCCCTGGTCCGATCTCGTGCAGCGGGCCCTCGTCTGGGAGGCGCGCGAGCCGGACGTGTACGTCAACGTCTACTTCGGCTTCCCGTGGGGCGACGCCCCGGACGCCGGGATGACCGTGCAGGCGATCACCAATGACGACCCGGCCCTCGCCGAGCGGGTGGCGCGGGACGTGGCGGATTTCGCTTGGCGGCGGCGGCGCGCGCTCCTCGAGGCGACGCGGATCCACACGATCGCCGACGGCGTCCGCCTCGCCCGGGCGGCGGTGGCGGAGGGCGCCGCCCCTGTGGTCCTCGCCGACCACAGCGACCGGTCCGGCCGGGCGACTTGGCTGCTGCGCGAGATCCTCCGGCAGGGCCTCACCCGCACCCTGGTCGCCACCGTGGCGTCGCCCGACATCGCGGCGGCGGAGACCTTCGCGGCGGGCGACCCGTTCGACGCGCCGGTCGGCGGCGGCGGCGACCCGTCCGCGGGCGATCCGGTGCGGATCGCCGGAACCGTGCTGCGCGTGGTCGAGGCGCCGGAGCCGGGCGTCGCCGGCAGCGGCGGCGGCGGTACATGGATCTGCGTCGCGTTCGGGGCCGGCAACGTCCTCGTGCTGAGCCCGCAGCTCGCGCAGATCGTCGAGCCCGACGAGCTGTGGCGTCTCGGCCTGGAGCCGGCGGATTTCGACATCGTGGCGATCAAGTCGCGGGTGCATTTCCGGCGCGGCTTCGACGACGGCGGCTACGCCCGCACGATCCTGCTGGTGGAGCCGCCGGAACCGTTCCTCGGCACGGTGCGGCTCGATCACCTCGCCTACGCGCACATGCGGGCCGCCGACTTCTTCCCCTACGGCGATCCGCCCGGGCCCGCCCCGTCCGGGCCGTGA
- a CDS encoding DUF1194 domain-containing protein, translating to MRRRPFLSGMLAALSVVGRPARAADASVDLLLVLAVDVSLSISEARFDLERRGYAEAFGDPGVLRAIGDGPTGRIGVVLFDWAGPGEQQVAVDWMVISSARDAAAFAARLRAAPRPFYGRTAIGSAIGFAADLLARAPFRADRRVIDISGDGTGNAGRPIAEARDAAVAAGITVNGIVILTEPEGMPAFLKEHTNPAGGLAAYYRSVVIGGEGAFVMTAESFAAFGRSLVAKLVREIS from the coding sequence ATGCGGCGACGCCCGTTCCTGTCCGGGATGCTCGCCGCCCTGTCGGTGGTCGGCCGTCCCGCCCGCGCGGCGGATGCGAGCGTCGACCTCCTCCTCGTCCTCGCGGTGGACGTGTCGCTCAGCATCAGCGAGGCCCGGTTCGATCTCGAGCGCCGCGGTTACGCCGAGGCTTTCGGTGATCCGGGCGTGCTGCGCGCCATCGGCGACGGCCCGACCGGGCGCATCGGCGTCGTGCTGTTCGACTGGGCCGGGCCCGGCGAGCAGCAGGTGGCGGTCGATTGGATGGTGATTTCCTCGGCGCGGGACGCTGCCGCCTTCGCGGCGCGCCTGCGCGCCGCGCCGCGGCCGTTCTACGGACGCACCGCCATCGGGTCGGCCATCGGTTTCGCCGCGGACCTGCTGGCCCGGGCGCCCTTCCGCGCCGACCGTCGGGTGATCGACATCTCGGGCGACGGCACCGGCAATGCCGGGCGCCCCATCGCGGAGGCCCGCGACGCGGCCGTGGCGGCCGGCATCACGGTGAACGGCATCGTCATCCTCACCGAGCCGGAGGGGATGCCGGCCTTCCTGAAGGAGCACACCAACCCGGCAGGCGGTCTCGCGGCGTATTACCGGAGCGTCGTCATCGGCGGAGAGGGCGCCTTCGTGATGACCGCCGAGAGTTTCGCGGCTTTCGGCCGCTCGCTCGTCGCCAAGCTGGTGCGCGAGATCTCCTGA